Proteins co-encoded in one Saprospira grandis genomic window:
- a CDS encoding mechanosensitive ion channel family protein — protein sequence MRFINKRLYLVLILLLPVLAWGQEGDPSEKPAANLLTPYDAIYTHLYYLQAEHYDASMAARPFYKRGEAGQDLALKLKQIWDGKGLRVSLSRIPEDPMYKDSVGQKNVYIPYPQELPEVYLERNKISGKWHYSRETERAIPQLHKQVYPFGSDLLLGLLPQLGQQRFMGLASWQYLGMLILIALSFILHAFISRLFSWTIHFLANSRLGKGHFDEKQVIRMAKVLSYLLVLYIVYTFVPVLQLPIGLSFYLLLLLKLTNTVLVAVLAMRSLAFFRSYLEWLTSQTKTTTDEYLLPIFIRIVNALIIAAAFIHALSVCGVNVTALLAGLSLGGLAVALAAQEALRNLLGSMMIYADRPFQIGDFVSVGSVTGTVTDIGFRSTRIKTMDTSVISVPNGNLMNETINNLGEREMRRFNTTIGLAYHTPPALIETFIQGLRRLHEVHPHTDKENVYIHLNNMGASSLDVLFMVYFKTNDWAQELAWKEELIFAILRLAEALGVQIAFPSTSVYVETMPGQGTVVPSYEEELKAAQARLDEFISKMKTDQ from the coding sequence ATGCGCTTCATCAACAAGCGGTTATATTTAGTACTTATTCTTTTGCTGCCTGTATTGGCTTGGGGGCAGGAGGGGGACCCCTCGGAGAAGCCAGCGGCCAATTTGCTGACGCCCTATGATGCCATTTATACCCATTTATACTACTTGCAGGCCGAGCATTATGATGCCAGCATGGCGGCTAGGCCCTTTTATAAGCGGGGCGAGGCGGGCCAAGATTTGGCCTTAAAGCTCAAGCAAATTTGGGATGGAAAAGGCCTGCGGGTCTCTTTGAGTCGGATACCAGAAGACCCCATGTATAAGGATTCTGTGGGGCAGAAAAACGTCTATATTCCCTATCCGCAAGAGCTACCTGAAGTATACTTGGAGCGCAATAAAATATCGGGTAAATGGCATTATTCGAGAGAGACAGAGCGGGCGATTCCGCAACTGCACAAGCAAGTTTACCCCTTTGGGAGTGATTTATTGTTGGGCTTATTGCCCCAATTGGGGCAGCAGCGGTTTATGGGCTTGGCCAGTTGGCAATATTTGGGGATGTTAATTTTGATTGCCCTAAGTTTTATTCTACATGCCTTTATCTCTAGGTTATTTAGCTGGACCATACACTTTTTGGCCAACAGTCGTTTGGGCAAGGGGCATTTTGATGAGAAGCAAGTCATTCGGATGGCCAAGGTCTTGAGCTACCTTTTGGTCCTTTATATTGTCTATACCTTTGTGCCCGTATTGCAATTGCCCATTGGCTTGAGCTTTTATCTGCTCTTATTGCTCAAGCTAACGAACACCGTTTTGGTGGCAGTTTTGGCCATGCGTAGTTTGGCTTTTTTCCGATCTTATTTGGAGTGGTTGACCAGCCAGACCAAAACCACCACCGATGAGTACTTGCTGCCCATCTTTATACGGATCGTCAATGCCTTGATTATTGCGGCGGCCTTTATTCATGCCCTCAGTGTTTGTGGTGTGAATGTAACGGCTCTATTGGCGGGACTTTCACTGGGTGGTTTGGCCGTGGCCTTGGCGGCCCAAGAAGCCCTGCGCAACCTCTTGGGGTCTATGATGATTTATGCCGATCGGCCCTTTCAGATCGGGGACTTTGTGAGTGTGGGCTCGGTAACGGGGACCGTCACAGACATTGGTTTTCGGTCGACGAGAATTAAGACCATGGACACCTCGGTTATTTCGGTGCCCAATGGCAACCTCATGAATGAGACCATTAACAACCTTGGCGAGCGGGAGATGCGTCGTTTTAATACTACAATTGGCTTGGCCTATCATACGCCGCCAGCCCTAATAGAAACCTTTATTCAGGGCTTGAGAAGACTGCATGAAGTGCATCCGCATACCGACAAAGAAAACGTCTATATTCACTTGAATAACATGGGGGCCTCTTCCTTGGATGTGCTCTTTATGGTCTACTTCAAGACGAATGATTGGGCGCAGGAATTAGCTTGGAAAGAAGAGCTTATTTTTGCTATCTTGCGGCTAGCAGAGGCCCTGGGGGTACAGATTGCCTTCCCATCTACCTCTGTTTATGTAGAAACGATGCCTGGGCAGGGGACGGTAGTGCCTTCTTATGAGGAAGAATTGAAAGCCGCCCAAGCTCGATTGGATGAATTTATTAGCAAGATGAAAACGGACCAATAA